The Dreissena polymorpha isolate Duluth1 chromosome 9, UMN_Dpol_1.0, whole genome shotgun sequence genome contains the following window.
GTAAGCGTGACCAATATGGCGGGTATGCGTGATCAGTATGGCGGGTAAGCGTGGCAAGAAGGGCGGGTAAGCGTGGCCAGTATGGCGGATAAGCGTAGCCAGTAGGGCGGGTAAGCGTGGCCAGTATGGCGGGTTAGCATGGCCAGTATGGCGGGAAACGACAGCTGGAAAGCATGGCCAGTATGACGGGTAAGCGTGGCCAGTATGGCGGGTAAGCCTGGCCAGTATGGCGGGTAAGCGTGGCCAGTAGGGCGGGTAAGCGTGGCCAGTATGGGGGATAAGCGTAGCCAGTATGGCGGGTAAGCATGGCCAGTACGGCGGGTAAGCGTGACCAATATGGCGGCTAATCGTGGCAATTATGGCGGGTAAGCGTGACCAATATGGCGGGTAAGCATGGCCAGTATGGCAGGTAATCGTGGCAAGTATGGCGGGAAAGCGTGGCCAGTATGGCGGTTAAGCGTGGCCAGTATGACGGGAAAGCGTGGCCAGTATGGCGGTTAAGCGTGGCCAGTATGGCGGGAAAGCGTGGCCAGTATGGTGGATAAACGTGGCAAGTAACGCGGGTTAGTGTCGTCAACGTGGCCAGTATGGCGGGTATGCGTCAACTTTGCCAGTATGACGGATAAGCGCCCAGTATGGCGGTAAGCGCCCGTCAGTGGACCTGAACGGGAAGTTAAAGAATTATGATTTACTGCACAGTATGACTTCATTATTCAACAACTTACTTCTGTTGGAGATTTCTCCTTGGTCAAATAATACATAATGAGAGGAAAGTTATTATTTCGTTTATTACGAGTAAATGGATACTAAATGCAGTATCAACGGTGGCACGAAGGTGAAATATTTCAGCAATATTCCGTATGTCACTTCAGTGGTACCGTAGTACACCAGAACTGTCAACATGTTTGAGccatttaattgaaaaatagatGGCTGCTTTAATATGTGTACTTTCTGGATACAGGTTTGAATCCGAACCCATTCTCGCCTGTGTATGGCTGCACTAAGGCAGGAATCATTCACGCTACACGATGTTATGCAGTAAGTTGAAAAACACTTCTTATATCTATGTTGATCACACAAAAACACAAGATATGTTACCCGTTTAATTGTCCCGAAGAAAGGGAAAAACTGTTTCGATTAAGTTTGAGGAATACTTGACATTAACCCATTGTAGTTCTAAACGTTTTGTGTAAATTAACGTACATTCAAACAGACTCCGTCAACACTTATTGTCGAGTAGAAATGCTTGACATTTTTGTGTAAACAAACGTAAACATATAATAACTATTTGTTTCTCTTAAGATATTACCATTCTATTTTGAGCTTCCCCaatgcataaataaacaataatcagTATTAAGGATGCACCGCACAAACAAAGAAACATCTTTATTAAGGTATCCGAGGCGGCCAAAAAGTCAAACATCCGACTCAACGTGATGTGTCCGGCGTTCGTAGACACGCCCATGTTTAGACAGATGGCGGCGGGGGACGCTTCCCAGACTATCGGCGGGGACCAGACAGCCGTGAACGCGTTCATTGAGCGCATTGGAGTACTCAGGTACTGTTCACGTGGAATTGGTTTGCGCGGCGATTGATCCTAAATTAATTGTTGCACATGTGTATAACATCGCAGCACATTGATCTTTGTTTCTTCTTTTTTCGACCCGAAAACGAAAGAATAAATGTTATCCGCTGTGTATGTCCGTCTGAATTATAATCTTTAGGAACATATGTTTCGGGTTTTGTGAAACGAATTGTGCCGatagtttttttttttggttatagTTATCTCATTCCTACTGATGCAGTACAAACTGCTAAAATTTAGAAAATTGTTTAGGAATAAAACACTTATTGTAAATGTGACGGTTGGAAGTTTGCGTGTTTTAGCACAGAAGATGTGTCGGCGGCATTAATTGACATTCTCACGGATGAAACGAGAAACGGGTTGATTTTGCGTTGCGCGAAGAAGACTGGGAACGTTTACAGCACGCTTACTGTACAAgacgtgtaacataatttcatgcaTCGTGTAACGGAACAAATCGTTTACTTAACAGCGGCAGTGCAATGGAGCAGCGGATTTGCGTATCGTTTATGGGACAGAACCTATTGTTGTGTACAACCGAAAAATGGACGTGTAACCGAACAATGAGATAAGAAGGCAATCGAAAAACGGACGTATACAAAACATCGGTTGTTGGGGAATATAAGTACATTCTGGGTGCTGTTAATTTGTTCATGTGTATAACATTCGTGTACAGGTTGAAGTCATTCAACTAAAGCGAATCATGACAGCTCGCATATGATGACCGTTATGACCACGAAAACCAAGCTGGCGTCCATAAGTACCAGGTCACAACATGCGCTCAAATCCTTGCAGAAACTTAATAAATAAGCGAGAAGGGTGAGAAGGATCCACATTTCAATAGTATTGCCATCAATATCTCGTTAATTGAACGGAAAAGCATACACTATGTGCCAACTGGCAGGGCtggaaaaaaaaaagatatattgtATGTAGTCTTTGACCATTATTTGTGTGTTTACAGAGTTCATGAATTCATATTGTACAGAGAGAACATATCGTTTTAGGAAAATCTAACGGTAGGTGcatgtaaaatgtattgaacaaaaataacaagttGCGAGtcttgcttttatattttaatttgttcaatGCATATGTCAACAGTAAGAAATACTTTATATACCCATTTGATTTGTACATTAATGTATAAGTTCTATCGTATTTAAACTGTTCATTGAATTGCCATTAGTAGTAAGTAATTGTTTTGGAATTGATTAATCATTGTATGTGAATAGTGTACTCTTACACATTTGTTAACAGAAATAACTTCAATAGTACACACTCCTATATAAATGACtgttttaaagaaagaaataggTGCATTAACGATTTCTTAATTCGGAAAAGCTTAACTTATGTtcatacaaaaatgtattttactaGCGCGCTAGTGCTCCAATTTACAGCAATCATTGTCTtaactttgattattttatttttaaagaaagagtAGCACTTACTTTCTACCTGTTAGTATTGTGAATAGTGATAAtagaattatattttatataatgatatgcaaacatttgcaatatCTCTTATAGCTCAACATCATGAGCGGttatatacataatgttttaGTGTGAATATGTGTCtctgttataaatatgtaatgtatgtatataaatgagAATAAAGAATGAAACTACAATTGTAACACACCAACAAAATAAATACAGGTAATGAACAAAAGCGATTTTAGATAGTATGTCTTCTTCACGCAGCCGAGGCGAACTTCGTTAAGTCTTAACTTTTAAAGggatttgttaaaatattttggcATTTGTTGTGTAGATTATCATTAACTTTTTtaagttgataaatgtaaacatcataaTTTTATGAGCCCGgctataaaacataaatataatttaagaaaaaataaatactcTGAGGCTGAACGGGCTTtgtgattaaaaatatatattcttatcACTATCTTCTAAATCACTCGGCTATTCTTAATCACTATCTTCTGAATCACTCGGCTATTCTTAATCACTATCTTCTAAATCACTCGGCTATTTTTAATCACTATCTTCTAAATCACTCGGCTATTCGAGCTTAAACGTGTTATCATGCAGTTTATAATTCTAACAAGCAGCGTATTGTCACAAAGTATAACGAATACCAACAAAAGCCCCAAAATACTCAATCGATTTACTATTTAAGGTCTAGTACCcaatatatgcttttgaaaaaaagCCAAACGATTTATTACATTCGCGCGTTGAAAAATGGTCACATTTTTCAGTAACGTcttaacaatttcatattttccGATGTTGCTTATTCGTGAACAAAAATGTATGAAGGCTTTGATTGTACGCTTGAAGTGTTATATCGCTCCCTGATTTACAATTTTCCTCTATTTCTTGAATTTGTGGCAAAAACGTTCATTTCGACAATCTGCGGAAAAGTCCTTTTAAAGGTTCTCGCGTTTTGAAATGcactgtgttttttttgtttcttgacattttcaattaattaaaaaacgtCTCTTAGTGGCACTTCAACGCCCGAAGACACATATCGTAATAGGATTACTAAgacctgcgtttgtgaaacacaatgccccaaaGGCGCTTTGCAGCCACACATTAGCTATTTTAGAGAAAGTCCAGGACCCTTTACTTCGTCAAAAATCgatggaccggaacgaaagtcACACTTTGCATGTAAGTCATGtaagtagactcacataccaaacaagagatgtgtttgtcagaaacacaatgccccctttgaagccatatatttgacatttgaccttgaaggatgaccttgacctttcaccactcaatatgtgcagcttcatgagatacttatgcatgccaaatatcaagttgatatcttaaatattgcaatagttattaccaatgttaaagtttttggactgactgacggacagttaaaaaactatatgccacccttcgggggcataaaacagGTAAATATCGGAATGCGTTTCTTAAAATAATCCAGAAAACGGAGTATTTCTAAGTCCAAGAACCACAACTTCGCCAAAACTAAAAGAACCGGagcgaaactcacacttcatcaaGACATGTAAGTAAACTCACATACCAACAATCAAataaatatcttaaagcgttttgtaaaaaaaaaattccataaaacggGAATTTTTTAATTCCAAGGcacataacttcgccaaaaaacGATGGACCGaaacacttcatctgtaagtcaagTAGGAAGACTCACATGccaaaaaatcagctcaatatctgaaaacattgcgtaaaaaaactccggaaaacggAATGCCGGACTGGCTGACAGACTGTCGGACTGTCGGACAGACAGTGCggctgctatatgccacccctACCAGAGGAATAACATTCCAAACCAACCAAATACCGTATTCTTCGTTTGTTATGTCttaattaattatcaataaaacTATACTCGCATATTTTTTTCATGggcgctgcagattttgatggcgtcttgttctagccttcacatcctttagtttgtgacccaaacacaagataatccgtaataattctattaagctttgaaacacttacgttgcaaacgggttattccttctgaatagactttctttgataaaaataacaacaaaaaagtgtattcatcaaagaaaatacacTAACGTTTACtaacatccaaaagcaaaacaattcaaatagactactgaaccaaaatacacacctatcagtatgttctacacacacaatttcacatccaaataggcacgcacattctgaaagGCAATAACACGAATTAGCTAGATCTagatgtagatctaaatccttcgtctcaccggttccatcagaggtaagtagtccatagaatatgcactttttcaaaattacatccaggatacattaacacgaaaaaatgcgagtctttaatgttttattcccagacatcgcatactagtttcgtgtacaccaaaagatgacatcacatagtttggaaaatgacgcaataagtatgttaTTTTATGAcgcatcaatcagctgattcattatatgGATGGCGAAAatttatgtcccttgactagatctaaaggttgaaggtcgtataattttaaagcttaagttttctcgactccagaaatttcttatgaaaaatcaatcagtggtagaataaaaagtagtccgtgcacgcgacaggtatattcaacaaggtgggatacagGCTAGATTttccatggggtgttataccgtcaatgtcggtataaaaatgggatacAATATATTATGTGTCAGTAATTATTCATAATTTACTAATGTGTTTTACAAAGGCTTGTTGCAGTTTTTGCaattttgaattaattaataagaCTGTCGGTAATTGGCATAAAGTAATTGAAAAATGTGTGGAACAATTAACAGCACTTAGTTCAAATAGTTGATAAAGAATCAACCGAGTGTTAACGTGTAACATGCAGTACTGTGGATTGTGTTTTgtgatttgatttatatttttatatgtgttttacaaTATGATGTAAATGTAGTATGATTCAGCTGCTGGTAATATGTATATGTCTGTACGCAACCAAACATGTATTGCAGACTAGACTTTGTTGCATAAAGTATGATATACCACTTTGCTTTAATTTAtcattgttaattgtttttatttaaaatgttttatagtcTTTTTGCGccagattattttttaatataagtcgtaataattgggaaaaatggtttcaaaagtGTATGGGTAGGACAAGATATactatatttttatcataaattgAGCTATTGCTATTGTCACTcctgtattatttatgaaattatgttccaactgtaaattgtattttaaatcatCAATAAAGGTTCAATTTGATATATGTTACCTATACAATTAATTACAGCATCTAatgatttaaagaaaaaacaaatgtatttcctATCAAAATATTTGGGCTTCAGAAATGTTGATTTTGCAAGAATTCTTCTGTTTAATTCTTATGTAAAACAATAAAGATAATCTTTAAGATAAACATCTATCCAAAGAAGGTTTGAAAGtatcttacatttatttaaagaataatgATAACTGCAGATTAAATGTTTATAAGTATCAAAATACAGCTTTGTGATATCTATCCAATTTCCCCGGACTGATTGAATATTTTTTAGCCAAGTAAGTTTCAATATTGGAATAAATGAATCCGAATCGATCTTTTTTAAACCTTCTTTACTACATTCTTTTACTAAAGTGGTCAAGTTGATTTTGCTATGCCCGTACCAAATGAAACTAATGTTACAAGTagttttttgcatttaaaattgtattgggTGGGTAAGGAAATGATATGAAAAAGTGATTAATTACACAATAAGAATGTTCACTATTACAATCTTTCCAATTGGTGTTAAACATTTTCTTTCCCAAtctttcagaatattttttcattttaagggatgttgcggcagtttatttaaccgagaatatatttatagcaacaccgatgatgctattatcacaactcaatatttttgttatcagtatcatcagaaatgaccgagttggttcataatttaATTGTCAaaggttcgatcccaggtgggtttaacgtttttttttacgtgttttttatttctttaatttcattcttcttttatactggagctttttagtcatgtcgtttaaatttatcaatttaaagcatttaatcacaaacttcaaaacaagcggaaatctgtgaacaagtacatgtaagttattaatgattaaggtcgagtttgatactgtatggtattatgtttgtgattaaatattgtttttattaatgtcttttggtaagctgttgtgatcccagttaagattgtaaacaagttctaatgtttatgcatattttttacaatctatgtaccggtacttgggttttgcctaattgatgtatttttataaaattttacgtagacggtagggatagttataacataaaatctctgttaaaagtgcggtgaccccctttttatttgtgttttatgatgacaacacgtacatatttgagcagttttgcagaattctatttgacagattttttttaattacattttggtgttaaaaatagtaaaaaattgatgtttttttggggtgacataacattaaaaaaaaataattttgatttaacgtgtgttctccattttttggctttgtgttgtttaattaaatggtattttatgtatctcagcttatataatatctatatgttgtgtatttcataggttattaattggtttgaggcaattagagattttccattttaaatgtaaaaagtacatgttataaaatggtgaataaaatcaaaacaaggccgtcgaccctatatttttatttcatttttcatataggatttgtatataatacttgaatataaattttgaacaaaatctatttggtggaaaaaatcagcaaaactgcagcaacattTTTCATtctaattgatttaaaaaaatatttgtaagatcaaaattgaaataaattccAAGAATTAAAATCTGTGTTGCATCCAATTATATTGTTTGAAAAAGAGAACACTATCTTGATCAAAAATCATGACTTTTAggcaaaaatatgacttctagagttttcattAAGTTTCACTTTTGCCATGCAAGTATCAGCTGAGGAGAACTGTACCACCGCGTGCCTGActtccatgtttttcaacgaaacaaaaccatttttgaactcgcccTATAAATGTTTAGAAGAACAGTTGCAAGGATATTTCATGTTGATTCAGCAATGTGTAACTTATATTTTGCGAAAACTGCATTTTAAGGATGTTCAAATATTTCTCTGCTGAATGGATAGGATGACATTGAACTAGAAATTATGCTAAAATTCAATGTGACTGGATCTGTTAAAATGGATATTGATTTGTTCTAAGATGGTATCGTCTGACTGGATATTTAAAACGGACCTACCCCTTATGCTTAGATGTAATCTTTTGACTGTATCTCATTACATGCGTataaattagggatggcatcgaattcctatatcggtattcgaatattcgcaaatccattcaatcgaatattcgaatattcgcaaaaaACGGCTGGCTGGATATAACTTCTtttactcagtttcgtatccagttgggatatttaatataaattgacacagaaatacaatttaatatttatactataaatAATATCCTTAGATTTTATTTGCTGAACGGTTGAATGATAAACAACTTTAGACGGCTTTTacgataacttttttttcaattttattattataattaattcctattgatttaatttatttaattgatgCATTTAATAAATTTAGCAATATTAATTTATCTCAATTACAATCGctcagtatttttattattataaacaaggCGTGTCACAGGATCTGCCATATGTGTATCGGAGAGAGGGTACTACATTTACTACAAGATCAAAAGTAAATCTTCATTAGTTACAGCGCAGAAATGAGGAGCATAATCACAGGTAAAAATCGTTTAAAATGACACATCCTATTGTCTTTATGTAAGCACACATTTTGAACACCCAAATTGACATCgtaatatttaaaggggccttttcacagattttggcatattttgaagtttgtcattaaatgcgttatattgataaatgtaaacattggatcttgaaaactccagtaaaaaatcaagaataaaatttaaaaaagaaaaaaaagtagccggtaccagggctcgaaccagtgacccccggagtcctggagtaagtctgaagtaaaaacgcattagccctctcggctattccgccggatatataaagtttaagtattttatacgttatataagcaatcttcgtagtttcgtaaatttaaacgacaacaacagaactctccaaattattcaatcgtttcgcgttgcaacgctttataatttttaggttttcaaatagtcaaaagatacataagggctatattggactatggtaaatgttcagtaatactgtttcctcacaaatatcataactaaaacgaaaatttgcgaatcttgaacaacttttttcaattttgtcaatttaccaaaccgtgaaaagatccctttataaTTACAGAGCGGAAattacaataaatgacatttgATCTTTAATTGTGACGTTGACATTCTACGTAGGAGCACGCGACATATAGTCCGGTTATGTGAGGTTAATAACCCTAAGTCAtatatgagccgtactctgtgaaaatggggtttatgccatgtgcgaaaagtgtcgtactTGAATTCTGCTAAAACGAGACTttgttgaaacgaaaaatataaaagcggaaagtgtcgtccctgattagtctgtgcggactgcccagatttatctgggactatactttacgcaaatgctttaaaccccctattcacagagcacggcccatacaTAGAGATAATAACATATTACAGCCCTATAGATGTGTGAAAGAGAAtatgaggcttagaataaaataaaggCACATAATATCAAAGCACTCACAGAGCACAAAGTCTGCTCAGCAGACACATGCATATTCATATTATCTTCAACTATGAAGCTTATGTATTGTCCAAGTGTTGTCTATGAAATAACGCTAAATAGGTAGGAATTAACGTTTTGATACAAAATTCACGTGCTAATATTCCAATCTGATAAGACGACATTACCATATTGAAAATAGAAAACGTCTCTTTTTCCAacgcataatttaaaaaaagaaacgcctattaACCTACCAACATATCAACGTAAAACGGAATTTTATTTCACACTGATTCACGATGTCTCGTATAAATACCCATTTATTTTTATCTAAATTAGAATCTAGATTTTACCTTTAAGAAATATGAGGATGACCAAATCTCATTTTATGGCACCCATTAGCTATTGTTCGTGTGACGTGTGGACTCTTATTAATATAGTAAGAACGGAAAACTCAGTAGATCAATTTGATATTATATATGTAacatatgtgtgtgtatgtggaTTAATGATTGAAGTCATTCACGCAGTAAATGAAGTTTATCTGTTAAAACATATCTGGAAACCAACAGTCAGTGTTTTGGCTATGAACAATACTAACACAAGCTTCGCGAAGATGAGATgcctattttcaatattaaacttATTCGTTTTCTATGATAGTTTTATCTCTGCGGTGCAGTTACAAAACTTGAATGATACCATCACTGCAACCAACGACAACATAGATGCCGATCAAATAATTGTAAATGGGTCAATGGATAGCGAAGATGCAAGCGGTAGTAAGATTGGAAAGAAATGTTTATCCATCGGATATAACAGTAACTCTTTACCGgatatatataacaaaattatggaacgttatCGAAAGAATTTGCATCCAAACTTCGGAAGTCAGGAGACGTTTAACGTCACCATTAATTCTCGGTTGGAAACGTTGATACAACTGGATCAGGTAGAGGAGCGACTTTCGTCTGTGATGTCGTTCACAATCAATTGGAGAGACACTCGGCTCGACTGGATGAACGATATCTTGTGCCTTGTAAATCAAAACGTGTCGGCCAAATTGCCACGGCAGGCATTCTTCATGGAACTTGATAAGGAGCTGATTTGGAGACCGTCAATAACAATCGCTAATCCGCATAGCCCAAGATACATGCTGTCAGACAACATTGGGGTAGACATAAGctttattttcattaacaaagTTGTATATAGAACTAATGTTCTTTTATCTATAACAAATTAACATgaataattgtaataatttatatttgttgtattaacaaaaaaaatatttatgatttgtTTATATAGACTTTGCATTAGCTGAAATCATATTATGTATACACCATCTGACAATTTTATAGGTAGGAAGCCTTTCTATTTCAGAGTCAAGTCGTCGACGTTATGTTCCTTGGCGAGGTTACATGGGAATACTCGCAAATAGTGGAAACCCGATGTAGTGTTGATAGCACTCATTTCCCGTTCGACAAACAGTTTTGTGAAATACAGATATCGGTACCATCGTATTCTGGCAGCGAGATCTCACTCACGCATTGTATCAATCCAGATACTTTGTCTACTGGAGAGTGGCAAATTTTAActttcaaacagtttcaaacaaagaaaaaaataggATTTCGTCAGGGTTTTTATTATCGAATATGAGTTGGAACGTAAACCCCTTAACACATTTGTAATAATTGTTATACCGGTATTTATTCTGGTGTCAATGGTTCCTCTAGTTTTCCTGATACCAAAGGAGTCCGGTGAACGTCTGAGTTTAGCGGTGACAGGTTTATTAGCGGTGTCTGTGTACATGTCACTCGTAGCAGGAAGTTTGCCAAGCAGTTCAGACCCTATGCCCCTGATCAACGTGTGCATGTTTGTGTGGTTCTTGTCAAATGCGGCCATTGTAATCATAGTTATTTTGGATTCTGCTCTCAATGTAAAGAAGGAAACAAAGCATGTTCCGTCTGTTTGTGACCCCATAGTTACATTTGCCAGAAGACTGCGTTGCGAGGTAAAGAAAGTTTCAGAACATGATTCATCAGAAGAGGATATTGAGATGGTATCGCATAATGATGGAACGCACAACAGAAATGACCGAGGGAAATCGAATTTCAAGATAGGAAAATCACCTGGCAGCACGTAAGTCGCGCCCTGGACACATAGATGATCGTGATTATCTATGCAATAAAGATCGTATTCGCCGTATGCGTGTTCATTGTTCTGTACTATGGCGACGTTGACAAGTCAAGTCCTCGGGTGCAAGCCGCCCGCCTGCAAAGCATTATTTCACAAGTGATTGTGTGTGAGGACAATGGAATATAAAAGGTTGTTGTATCACAAGGCTGTATGTATTTGTTGATAACACCAAAGCGTTCGATTATTTGGTGAAGGATATCATCTGGTATAAACTGTTGAAGCTAGGCGTTATAGGAAAAATGTTTGATATCATACAATGTAGACAAATgtgaaatcaagaataaaattaggtAATACACTAACTAATGGATATGTTTAGGAGTAAGACAATGAGAATCATTATcacaatttctttttttatttatttgaacgacTAAGAAGAACATTATgtgttaaatgattttaaagGAAAAGATATTGGTATGCTAAAACTATGTTTTTGTTATATGCAGATGAGATTGTAATTATAGCAGAAACTGAGGAAGAACTAATAAAGGTTTGTCTTTGATAAAGAAATAGTGTGATAG
Protein-coding sequences here:
- the LOC127846032 gene encoding neuronal acetylcholine receptor subunit alpha-9-like, which gives rise to MDSEDASGSKIGKKCLSIGYNSNSLPDIYNKIMERYRKNLHPNFGSQETFNVTINSRLETLIQLDQVEERLSSVMSFTINWRDTRLDWMNDILCLVNQNVSAKLPRQAFFMELDKELIWRPSITIANPHSPRYMLSDNIGSQVVDVMFLGEVTWEYSQIVETRCSVDSTHFPFDKQFCEIQISVPSYSGSEISLTHCINPDTLSTGEWQILTFKQFQTKKKIGFRQGFYYRI